A stretch of Lactiplantibacillus brownii DNA encodes these proteins:
- a CDS encoding flavodoxin, translating to MATAKVIFATITGNNEDVADIVTEKFEALGVDVTQEEISQADATEFETVDICVVVPYTYDEGALPEEGLDFYDDLQELDLAGKIYGCAGSGDTFYEDDYCRAVTDFSNAFKKTGATKGADDVFVNLAPEGDDITHLDAFVEKLVAAQAQ from the coding sequence ATGGCAACTGCCAAAGTAATTTTTGCAACAATCACAGGTAATAACGAAGACGTCGCTGATATTGTCACCGAAAAGTTTGAGGCCTTAGGAGTCGATGTGACACAAGAAGAAATTTCACAGGCAGACGCAACCGAATTTGAAACGGTTGATATTTGTGTCGTCGTCCCCTATACATATGATGAGGGCGCATTGCCTGAAGAAGGTCTTGATTTCTATGACGATCTCCAGGAATTGGACCTAGCTGGCAAGATCTATGGTTGCGCCGGTTCCGGTGACACGTTCTATGAAGATGATTATTGTCGCGCCGTGACTGACTTTAGCAACGCCTTCAAAAAAACTGGTGCCACTAAAGGTGCCGATGACGTTTTCGTTAATCTAGCGCCAGAAGGTGATGACATCACACATCTTGATGCTTTTGTTGAAAAATTAGTTGCTGCTCAGGCACAATAG
- a CDS encoding type I 3-dehydroquinate dehydratase yields MKSVAIGTVNLAAGMPKIGVVLTGTKRSTLLGQAGQVLSSAAQIVEWRLTGADDLENRAELINTATQLRQVLGTIPMIATIQVDQAIEAATYYGTYLTLVNNRLCDAIELDLNRLAHREFMTLTIQMRSQKIKLILNQTYQTTPNVSQVVTDYQAMAAAGADIARVRMQPETATALLTLMTATATAGTKLSLPLIVTATGALGRYGAACGQLFGSTIVFGRVGRVGGMGQLPVSQLKQTLQTLATVEGA; encoded by the coding sequence TTGAAGAGTGTAGCAATTGGTACGGTAAACTTGGCAGCGGGGATGCCTAAAATTGGGGTCGTCTTGACCGGGACAAAACGGTCGACCTTATTAGGACAAGCGGGTCAGGTCTTGTCTTCAGCAGCGCAGATTGTTGAATGGCGATTGACTGGCGCCGACGATTTAGAGAATCGAGCAGAATTGATCAATACTGCGACACAGCTTCGGCAAGTACTTGGGACGATTCCCATGATTGCGACCATTCAGGTGGATCAAGCCATTGAGGCCGCGACATACTATGGGACCTATTTAACGTTGGTCAACAACCGCTTGTGTGATGCGATCGAACTGGATTTAAACCGATTGGCGCACCGGGAATTCATGACGCTGACGATACAAATGCGATCACAAAAGATCAAATTGATTTTAAATCAAACTTATCAGACGACGCCGAATGTGTCACAAGTTGTCACTGATTATCAGGCGATGGCAGCTGCCGGGGCGGACATTGCGCGAGTACGGATGCAACCGGAAACGGCCACGGCACTACTGACTTTAATGACTGCCACGGCTACTGCCGGAACCAAGTTAAGCTTGCCATTGATCGTGACTGCTACTGGTGCTCTAGGACGTTACGGGGCTGCGTGCGGTCAATTATTTGGGTCAACGATTGTCTTCGGTCGAGTTGGACGAGTGGGTGGCATGGGACAATTGCCGGTCAGCCAATTAAAACAAACGTTGCAAACTTTAGCCACTGTTGAAGGAGCGTAG
- a CDS encoding phosphoglycerate dehydrogenase, whose amino-acid sequence MSIVLMSQATKPDQRQQLHQQYPTWTFKTPAELTPAEYDEVVVMYGNQPLLKKFLARPTSKLKFLQVVSAGVDYLPLAALKKAGVLVANTSGIHADAISESVMAAMLTVVRGYHAAWENQTGDRQWSLPQVTSTLADQQLLIYGTGQIGQSLAAKAEAFGMHVFGVNTTGHPAPHFEQTVAMSDTAAVLKTANFIVNALPLTPSTDHLFNQALFDQVQQRPMLINIGRGPAVKTSDLIAALDKKQLSWAALDVTEPEPLAPDNPLWQRSDVLITPHISGQIAHFRRTVFPIFAANFAEFVKTGNLARNQVDLSRGY is encoded by the coding sequence ATGTCAATCGTCTTAATGAGTCAAGCAACTAAACCAGATCAGCGCCAACAATTGCACCAACAATACCCAACCTGGACGTTTAAAACGCCAGCTGAGCTGACGCCAGCAGAATATGATGAAGTAGTTGTCATGTATGGTAATCAGCCTTTATTAAAGAAATTTTTGGCGCGACCAACATCAAAGTTGAAATTTTTACAGGTGGTTTCGGCAGGTGTCGACTATTTACCTTTGGCGGCGCTAAAGAAGGCTGGCGTGTTAGTTGCCAATACTAGTGGGATTCACGCGGATGCCATTAGTGAGTCCGTGATGGCGGCCATGTTAACCGTTGTGCGTGGATACCATGCTGCGTGGGAGAATCAAACGGGTGATCGGCAGTGGTCGTTACCACAAGTCACGAGTACGTTGGCCGACCAACAATTGCTGATCTATGGCACGGGTCAGATTGGCCAGTCCTTGGCGGCAAAAGCCGAAGCCTTCGGGATGCACGTGTTCGGCGTGAATACTACGGGTCATCCGGCACCACACTTTGAACAAACCGTGGCTATGAGCGACACAGCTGCCGTCTTAAAGACAGCCAACTTTATCGTGAATGCCTTACCACTAACACCGTCAACCGATCATCTATTCAATCAGGCGTTATTCGATCAAGTTCAACAGCGGCCAATGCTGATTAATATTGGGCGCGGGCCCGCTGTAAAAACGAGTGACTTAATTGCGGCACTCGACAAAAAACAGTTGAGTTGGGCAGCCCTAGATGTTACAGAACCGGAACCATTAGCACCAGATAATCCATTATGGCAGCGCTCAGATGTATTAATCACGCCGCATATTTCAGGGCAAATTGCCCACTTTCGGCGAACCGTCTTTCCAATTTTTGCGGCCAACTTCGCTGAATTTGTGAAAACAGGTAATTTGGCCCGCAACCAGGTTGATTTGTCCCGTGGGTACTAA
- a CDS encoding DMT family transporter, with protein sequence MQTTHEVKGIVLASVSATFWGVSGAIAQTLFDTTDINSIWLTGIRMLGAGIGLLLISLITRVDLWTIWRHPGDLLQVAGYTLLGLMPVQFTYFLAVEASNAATATILQFMGPVFIAIWLVIAHQQWPTRSEGIAIFLAIAGSFLLVTHGNPATLVISVSALLWGLLSGVTSATNTLMPAKLLTKYSSMTVNTWSMLLGGLLFNIVQPFWSIRIPWTIANISKLSFVVFFGTLLAFLFFLESLKYIRPTVASLLDAFEPLSATIIAVALLGVSFGWLDILGSVLIISTVFILAIGQRHNERAADDFHRN encoded by the coding sequence TTGCAAACCACGCACGAAGTCAAAGGGATCGTTTTAGCGAGTGTCAGTGCCACTTTTTGGGGCGTATCTGGCGCCATCGCTCAAACGCTCTTTGATACTACCGACATCAACTCGATTTGGCTCACCGGTATTCGAATGCTAGGAGCTGGCATTGGGCTATTACTGATCAGCTTAATTACCAGAGTTGACCTTTGGACTATTTGGCGACATCCAGGGGACTTATTACAAGTTGCCGGTTACACGCTTTTAGGCTTGATGCCGGTACAATTCACTTATTTTCTCGCGGTTGAAGCGAGTAATGCGGCGACTGCCACCATTTTACAATTCATGGGACCCGTATTCATCGCCATCTGGCTCGTCATCGCGCATCAGCAATGGCCCACTCGCTCAGAGGGCATCGCCATTTTTCTAGCCATTGCCGGCTCATTTTTATTAGTCACACACGGTAATCCGGCCACACTAGTCATTTCGGTCAGTGCTTTGCTTTGGGGATTACTGTCAGGGGTCACTTCGGCCACGAATACATTGATGCCAGCTAAGTTGCTCACCAAATACAGCTCGATGACTGTGAATACCTGGTCCATGCTCCTTGGGGGCCTCTTATTCAATATCGTCCAACCTTTCTGGTCAATTCGGATTCCGTGGACGATCGCTAATATTAGCAAATTAAGTTTTGTGGTCTTCTTTGGGACCTTATTGGCTTTCTTATTTTTCCTGGAAAGTCTAAAATATATTCGGCCAACGGTTGCAAGCTTATTAGATGCTTTTGAGCCCTTATCTGCCACAATTATTGCGGTGGCCCTCTTGGGAGTTAGCTTTGGTTGGCTCGACATTTTGGGCAGTGTCTTAATTATTAGTACAGTCTTCATCTTAGCGATTGGACAACGTCACAACGAACGTGCCGCTGACGATTTTCATCGAAATTAG
- a CDS encoding MarR family winged helix-turn-helix transcriptional regulator, producing the protein MNDTPKMLNDFLKYYSTVLRYMDDYISEPISQFHLTFDAFLIMHEIGTSSKPLLLMDIAASHHVSRSAISRQISILLKYDYVYQVANPADRRQKSLLLTEKGQDIDRQLIAAIQDVFDSWVNKLGSQRVEGMLDFFNDFTKQVIQVSAQNS; encoded by the coding sequence ATGAACGACACGCCCAAAATGTTAAATGATTTTCTCAAGTATTATTCAACTGTTTTACGTTACATGGATGACTACATCTCAGAACCGATTAGCCAATTCCATTTAACTTTCGATGCCTTCCTGATCATGCACGAGATCGGTACTAGCAGTAAGCCCCTACTGTTAATGGACATCGCAGCCAGTCATCATGTTTCACGCAGTGCTATTTCACGTCAAATTAGCATCTTGCTCAAATATGATTATGTTTACCAGGTTGCTAATCCCGCCGATCGACGTCAGAAAAGTTTGTTGTTAACTGAAAAAGGTCAAGATATTGATCGTCAGTTAATCGCAGCTATCCAAGATGTCTTCGATAGTTGGGTCAATAAGTTAGGTAGTCAACGTGTTGAAGGAATGCTCGATTTCTTCAATGACTTCACCAAACAAGTTATTCAAGTTTCAGCCCAAAATAGCTAG
- a CDS encoding amino acid permease, giving the protein MKTEKQLRWSNIALIAFVAVWGLGNVVNNFALQGLSVVTSWILIMIIYFIPYTLIVGQLGSTFKEAEGGVSSWIRATSTKRLAYYAAWTYWIVHVPYLAQKPQGILIALSWLFKGNGNFVNDTPALVVQAICLVLFLFFLWIASLGLTTLKRIGSVAGTGMFIMSILFIILAVSAPLMTKATVQTPDMLSIKSYLPKFDFAYFTTVSMLVFAVGGSEKISPYVNKTKNPGREFPLGMLILAAMVAVCALLGSFAMGILFNSNSIPKDLMANGAYYAFERLGAFYHVGNLFLILYAIANTLAQVSALAFSIDAPLKILLGDADPEFVPKGLSKMNKKDVPVNGYIMTGILVSILIIIPALGIGNMNELYNWLLNLNSVVMPMRYLWVFLAYILLNQHLKNFKSDYMFLKNPAVGKFVGAWCFLFTAFACILGMVPKTDMAANPSGWWFQLALNIITPIVFVALGMILPLIARRHRTTA; this is encoded by the coding sequence ATGAAAACTGAAAAACAGCTACGCTGGTCCAACATCGCACTAATTGCGTTTGTGGCCGTCTGGGGCTTGGGTAACGTGGTTAACAACTTTGCGTTACAAGGCTTGTCAGTGGTCACGTCTTGGATCTTGATCATGATCATCTACTTTATCCCGTACACGTTAATCGTGGGACAACTCGGATCAACCTTTAAGGAAGCCGAAGGTGGGGTTTCGTCCTGGATACGTGCCACCAGTACTAAACGCCTGGCCTATTACGCCGCGTGGACTTACTGGATCGTCCATGTTCCCTATCTCGCTCAAAAGCCACAAGGGATCTTAATTGCCCTCAGTTGGCTGTTTAAAGGTAACGGTAACTTCGTCAATGATACCCCAGCATTAGTCGTTCAGGCAATTTGTTTAGTGCTATTCTTATTCTTCCTCTGGATTGCTTCTTTGGGTTTGACGACCTTGAAACGCATCGGGAGTGTCGCTGGGACCGGGATGTTCATCATGTCAATCCTGTTCATCATCTTGGCAGTTTCAGCGCCATTGATGACCAAAGCAACCGTTCAAACCCCCGATATGCTTTCAATCAAATCTTATTTACCTAAGTTTGATTTTGCTTACTTCACTACGGTTTCAATGTTAGTGTTCGCGGTTGGTGGCTCTGAAAAGATTTCACCGTACGTTAACAAAACAAAGAATCCTGGCCGCGAATTTCCACTTGGCATGTTAATTCTAGCCGCAATGGTCGCGGTCTGTGCCTTGCTAGGATCGTTCGCCATGGGGATTCTGTTCAATTCTAACAGCATTCCAAAGGATCTAATGGCTAACGGTGCCTACTATGCTTTCGAACGTCTAGGGGCCTTCTATCACGTTGGTAATCTCTTCTTGATTCTATACGCGATTGCGAACACCTTAGCGCAAGTTTCAGCACTGGCCTTCTCAATTGACGCGCCACTTAAAATTTTGTTAGGTGATGCCGATCCCGAATTTGTGCCTAAAGGGTTGAGTAAGATGAATAAAAAAGATGTGCCAGTAAACGGTTATATCATGACCGGTATCTTGGTCAGCATTTTAATCATCATTCCAGCACTTGGTATTGGGAACATGAATGAATTGTACAACTGGTTATTGAATTTGAATTCCGTTGTAATGCCAATGCGTTATCTCTGGGTCTTCTTAGCCTACATCTTGTTAAATCAACATTTAAAGAACTTCAAGAGTGACTACATGTTCTTAAAGAACCCAGCAGTTGGTAAATTCGTTGGTGCTTGGTGTTTCTTATTTACAGCTTTCGCTTGTATCTTAGGGATGGTGCCAAAGACTGATATGGCAGCCAATCCTAGTGGCTGGTGGTTCCAACTTGCCTTAAATATCATTACACCGATCGTCTTTGTAGCCTTAGGGATGATCTTACCATTAATCGCCCGGCGTCATCGTACGACCGCTTAA